From Oreochromis niloticus isolate F11D_XX linkage group LG14, O_niloticus_UMD_NMBU, whole genome shotgun sequence, one genomic window encodes:
- the LOC100706456 gene encoding nuclear mitotic apparatus protein 1 isoform X3 has translation MEMNLAVKSLLAWVNSLKLCDSELTIDDLQDGVIVLRLVYMLKKQPIPCLNDATEDRFRVIAEFLERDCRFNASKSSSLRWDHIRDGISLTAEISKVLLLLVYHDMMNDHCTLNMLDCDVERELAHLTSSFVMESEGCVYLSEELDAHLRGKHLTFSQEIFEQSAATSGTNMSSISSFLGDESPFFHRTSRIKFLDIETVASSSVSSSPLEDVMNTPKFQLRKMQRQMIKERDYRDSLERELASKIALIEQRESHINQLQYRLDKLKEEQGDQEHVTKEQINVLEIKNNDLQKRLNEMLKQNKDLKTNTSLMERKVDELADENGVLSSQVRAVCSQLAVFETEVGRLTESQVSAQEEWRNKTNHLQSELNQATAQKELLTEQIQILQGKISCLEDEISKASKDEVGENMGPIVEREMLETEIRGLKNELETTHFSLKKAELEIHAKTQQLEECHQEIKEINEQRRVLQEEIRVLKLQLEQVEQQKNEQTDRLQQHIAACEQEIKKLQEIKQAKEDLLRQTEEKVNDLETKLTAATSLLAVKEQQINSLKDEVDMLTDETNKNKDEIQAKEEELSKLLLEKSNVQETLSDTIQILTAQVEDLSSSLKQAEQEIHMKQDLLDKTTQENVQQRELLQQQIAEHMEALEKQKTVSQDEMKRLNADIHAKEEQLARLETEASTRSELLQQELDDLNNQIKSMTHSLEMAKDQVQAREALMAKQQEESTLHIEELRKHISVLEAEVNRLKQEIQTKEAEVDEIKFDKCKESEALQNEIQTLQGQVQCLNESLKSATEQAEVKENLLKQKEFEFSQEKNSLQNMMMTSEDEVKRLREQVEAKEEQLITLQKEGSINSDMLQQEIETLKNQVCDTREALTKAEEEFQKQLIVLEKQEQESVVQKELLQRQLSASEEEMKRMKSEVQAKEEQMVRLETEASTRSELLQQELDDLNNQIKSMTHSLEMAKDQAQTREALMAKQQEESTLHIEELRKHISVLEAEVNRLKQEIQTKEAEVDEMKNDNCKESEALKNEIQTLQGQVQCLNEALKSATEQAEVKENLLKQKEFEFSQEKDSLQNMMMTSEDEVKRLREQVGAKEEQLITLQKEGSIHSDMLQQEIETLKSNVNTMRESLTKAEEEFQKQLVVLEKQEQESVVQKELLQRQLSASEEEMKRMKNDVQAKEEQMVRLETEASTRSKLLQQELDDLNNQIKSMTHSLEMAKDQAQAREALMAKQQEESTLQIEELRKHISVLEAEVNRLKQEIQTKEVEVDEMKTDKCKESEALQDEIQTLQGQVQCLNESLKTATEQAEVKENLLKQKEFEFSQEKDSLQNMMMTSEDEVKRLREQVEAKEEQLITLQKEGSVHSDMLQQEIETLKSNVNTMRESLTKAEEEFQKQLVVLEKQEQESVVQKELLQRQLSASEEEMKRMKNEVQAKEEQMVRLETEASTCSKLLQQELDDLNNQIKSMTHSLEMAKDQAQAREALMAKQQEESTLQIEELRKHISVLEAEVNRLKQEIQTKEVEVDEMKTDKCKESEALQDEIQTLQGQVQCLNESLKSATEQAEVKENLLKQKEFEFSQEKDSLQNMMMTSEDEVKRLREQVEAKEEQLITLQKEGSVHSDMLQQEIETLKKQVCDTSEYLTKAEEKVKVLQAELSVVNALAADKDQSINTLREEVTAQANLVQKTKAEAEASEKMVGEIKRESSKQTYVLQNEIQNLKEEVERLLAKEQKLVETQQESAQQINLLQQQLASATAELTQNEATHAANIRLKETVQEMQVTTLKEKEALVQEKQVLLVRILQAEKDHEAIVFEKERLLQANLALERENVASRKLESVLQQELEILKMQNEKLLKEREKAEEIELIKRDLQEQLATKSEAAEHYKAQMEKAANHYNSKKQLLQQSQEEVDALKLSLEAKEREMHTMIMEKKVLQLDLDKAQANEKTLSHRVASLEAQLACADQNLRVQNKIHATGGSATGSCFFEVPYSNSGVCTRAQVKRAMSSDSLDQSSLEDSLNSTRKLSAPDESSTPLVRSSERLAAKRRGLKAESLETLYFTPINTRQVKRTGAEEIMDSTQKNPTSSVKRRRTTQVINITMTKTPGCGEADETFYSLASARSQPNLANANSARPVSMELFDTPARRTSCASDQLIGLPGYRRSTIHVQPTSTFCVGAENEPDGGPEDWLRIAELQARNKACLPHLKSSYPVESETGRSGPLVFTDEELRTGDPSDTIRRASMVPSQLRDSLISHRQSLMLGQVGAAAGTRSDRLSLMPGQLPSRTTSSYQLRSPKGTKQSSSTLSLHQTSPEKKMKASCFPRPLTPKNRSVSSGPSSSTLRAALSPADRRQSMMFTIENTPKSNNYLKKHLNKLRSSARKSPGNSLKKSPAQTSARKYQEKMPSGSSRAGVRQAGRTGNFKSPQVVMKGSRKSPQAASRSAKSPGLTASARKMMRRMKV, from the exons ATGGAGATGAACTTGGCTGTAAAGTCTTTACTTGCCTGG GTGAACAGTTTAAAACTCTGTGACTCAGAACTGACCATCGATGACTTGCAGGACGGAGTGATCGTACTTAGACTTGTTTATATGCT GAAAAAGCAGCCCATCCCCTGTCTAAATGATGCAACTGAGGATCGGTTCAGAGTCATTGCAGAGTTCCTAGAAA gGGACTGCAGATTTAATGCAAGCAAGAGCTCTTCTCTGCGTTGGGACCACATTAGAGATGGCATCAGCCTAACAGCTGAAATTTCAAAG GTGCTTTTGTTGCTTGTATACCATGATATGATGAATGACCACTGCACTCTGAACATGTTGGACTGCGATGTGGAG CGGGAGCTAGCACACCTAACTAGTTCCTTTGTGATGGAGAGTGAGGGTTGTGTTTATTTGAGCGAGGAACTTGACGCCCATCTGAGAGGAAAAC ATTTGACTTTCTCTCAAGAAATATTTGAGCAATCAGCAGCCACCTCTGGTACCAACATGTCAAGCATCTCTTCCTTCTTGGGTGATGAGTCTCCTTTCTTCCACCGAACCAGTAGAATAAAATTTCTGGACATAGAAACTGTGGCTTCTTCTTCAGTCAG CAGTTCTCCTCTGGAGGATGTAATGAACACACCGAAATTTCAGCTGAGGAAAATGCAGCGACAGATGATCAAGGAGCGAGACTACCGAGATAGTTTGGAGAGGGAGCTGGCCAGCAAGATTGCGCTCATTGAACAAAGAG AGTCTCACATTAACCAGTTGCAGTACCGCCTGGATAAACTAAAGGAAGAACAAGGTGATCAGGAGCATGTTACCAAAGAACAAATTAATGTGCTTGAGATCAAGAACAATGA ctTACAAAAGCGTCTTAATGAGATGCTGAAGCAAAATAAAGACCTCAAGACAAACACTTCACTCATGGAGCGCAAAGTGGATGAGCTTGCAGATGAAAACGGTGTGCTTTCTTCTCAG GTGAGAGCTGTGTGCTCACAGCTTGCCGTCTTTGAGACAGAAGTTGGTAGACTGACGGAAAGTCAAGTGTCTGCTCAGGAGGAGtggagaaacaaaacaaaccaccTACAGTCTGAGCTCAACCAAGCAACTGCTCAAAAG GAACTCCTTACAGAACAAATTCAAATCCTTCAAGGAAAGATTTCCTGTTTGGAGGATGAAATAAGCAAGGCCAGTAAGGACGAAGTAGGGGAAAATATGGGACCCATAGTAGAG AGAGAAATGTTGGAGACTGAAATCAGGGGTTTGAAGAATGAGCTAGAGACTACACATTTCTCCCTGAAAAAGGCTGAGCTGGAGATTCATGCTAAAACTCAGCAACTGGAGGAATGCCACCAAGAAATTAAGGAGATAAATGAGCAGAGGAGAGTTCTTCAGGAAGAGATCCGAGTCCTTAAGCTTCAGCTTGAGCAGGTTGAGCAACAAAAAAATGAGCAGACAGACAGGCTACAACAGCATATTGCTGCTTGTGagcaagaaataaaaaaactacaGGAAATTAAGCAAGCAAAGGAAGATCTTCTTCGTCAGACTGAAGAAAAGGTGAATGATCTTGAGACAAAGTTAACTGCTGCTACTTCTCTGTTGGCTGTTAAAGAGCAGCAAATTAACAGTCTCAAAGATGAAGTTGACATGCTTACAGATGAaactaacaaaaacaaagatgaaatTCAAGCCAAAGAAGAAGAGCTTTCCAAGTTACTTCTTGAAAAGTCTAATGTGCAAGAAACTCTCAGTGACACAATCCAGATCTTAACAGCTCAAGTGGAAGACCTTAGTTCATCTCTCAAACAGGCGGAGCAGGAAATTCACATGAAGCAAGACTTGCTGGATAAAACCACACAAGAGAATGTCCAACAAAGAGAGCTACTTCAACAACAAATTGCTGAACACATGGAAGCACTCGAGAAGCAGAAGACAGTGTCTCAAGATGAAATGAAGAGGCTAAATGCAGATATTCATGCTAAGGAAGAACAGTTGGCTCGGCTAGAGACTGAGGCCTCTACACGCTCTGAATTGCTGCAGCAAGAGCTTGATGATCTGAACAACCAAATCAAAAGCATGACCCATTCTCTTGAGATGGCCAAGGACCAGGTTCAAGCCAGAGAAGCTCTAATGGCCAAACAGCAAGAGGAAAGCACTTTGCACATTGAGGAGCTTAGGAAACACATTTCAGTTCTTGAGGCAGAAGTGAATCGACTGAAGCAGGAAATCCAGACTAAAGAGGCTGAAGTAGATGAGATCAAGTTTGACAAATGCAAGGAGTCAGAAGCTCTACAGAATGAGATCCAAACTCTTCAGGGTCAAGTACAGTGTTTGAATGAATCACTGAAGAGTGCAACAGAGCAGGCTGAGGTTAAAGAAAACCTGCTGAAACAAAAGGAATTTGAGTTTTCTCAGGAAAAGAACTCTCTACAAAACATGATGATGACCTCAGAAGATGAGGTAAAGCGGCTGAGGGAGCAGGTCGAGGCCAAAGAAGAACAACTGATCACACTTCAAAAGGAGGGTTCGATCAACTCTGACATGCTACAACAAGAGATCGAAACTCTGAAAAACCAAGTATGTGACACGAGAGAGGCTCTCACAAAAGCAGAGGAGGAGTTTCAAAAGCAGCTAATTGTGCTTGAAAAACAGGAGCAGGAGAGTGTCGTCCAGAAAGAGCTGTTGCAGCGACAACTGTCTGCCTCTGAGGAAGAGATGAAGCGAATGAAAAGTGAGGTCCAGGCAAAAGAGGAACAGATGGTTCGGCTAGAGACTGAGGCCTCTACACGCTCTGAATTGTTGCAGCAAGAGCTTGATGATCTGAACAACCAAATCAAAAGCATGACCCATTCTCTTGAGATGGCCAAGGACCAGGCTCAAACCAGAGAAGCTCTAATGGCCAAACAACAAGAGGAAAGCACTTTGCACATTGAGGAGCTTAGGAAACACATTTCAGTTCTTGAGGCAGAAGTGAATCGACTGAAGCAGGAAATCCAGACTAAAGAGGCTGAGGTAGATGAGATGAAGAACGACAACTGTAAGGAGTCAGAAGCTCTAAAGAATGAGATCCAAACTCTTCAAGGTCAAGTACAGTGTTTGAATGAAGCACTGAAGAGTGCAACAGAGCAGGCTGAGGTTAAAGAAAACCTACTGAAACAAAAGGAATTTGAGTTTTCTCAGGAAAAGGACTCTTTACAAAACATGATGATGACCTCAGAAGATGAGGTAAAGCGGCTGAGGGAGCAGGTCGGGGCCAAAGAAGAACAACTGATCACACTTCAAAAAGAGGGCTCAATACACTCTGACATGCTACAACAAGAGATTGAAACTCTAAAGTCCAATGTGAATACTATGAGAGAATCTCTCACAAAAGCAGAGGAGGAGTTTCAAAAGCAGCTAGTTGTGCTTGAAAAACAGGAGCAGGAGAGCGTCGTCCAGAAAGAGCTGTTGCAGCGACAACTGTCTGCTTCTGAGGAAGAGATGAAGCGAATGAAAAATGATGTCCAGGCAAAAGAGGAACAGATGGTTCGGCTAGAGACTGAGGCCTCTACACGCTCTAAATTGTTGCAGCAAGAGCTTGATGATCTGAACAACCAAATCAAAAGCATGACCCATTCTCTTGAGATGGCCAAGGACCAGGCTCAAGCCAGAGAAGCTCTAATGGCCAAACAGCAAGAGGAAAGCACTTTGCAGATTGAGGAGCTTAGGAAACACATTTCAGTTCTTGAGGCAGAAGTGAATCGACTGAAGCAGGAAATCCAGACTAAAGAGGTTGAGGTAGATGAGATGAAGACTGACAAATGCAAGGAGTCAGAAGCTCTACAGGATGAGATCCAAACTCTTCAGGGTCAAGTACAGTGTTTGAATGAATCACTGAAGACTGCAACAGAGCAGGCTGAGGTTAAAGAAAACCTACTGAAACAAAAGGAATTTGAGTTTTCTCAGGAAAAGGACTCTTTACAAAACATGATGATGACCTCAGAAGATGAGGTAAAGCGGCTGAGGGAGCAGGTCGAGGCCAAAGAAGAACAACTGATCACACTTCAAAAAGAGGGTTCGGTCCACTCTGACATGCTACAACAAGAGATCGAAACTCTAAAATCCAATGTGAATACTATGAGAGAATCTCTCACAAAAGCAGAGGAGGAGTTTCAAAAGCAGCTAGTTGTGCTTGAAAAACAGGAGCAGGAGAGCGTCGTCCAGAAAGAGCTGTTGCAGCGACAACTGTCTGCCTCTGAGGAAGAGATGAAGCGAATGAAAAATGAGGTCCAGGCAAAAGAGGAACAGATGGTTCGGCTAGAGACTGAGGCCTCTACATGCTCTAAATTGTTGCAGCAAGAGCTTGATGATCTGAACAACCAAATCAAAAGCATGACCCATTCTCTTGAGATGGCCAAGGACCAGGCTCAAGCCAGAGAAGCTCTAATGGCCAAACAGCAAGAGGAAAGCACTTTGCAGATTGAGGAGCTTAGGAAACACATTTCAGTTCTTGAGGCAGAAGTGAATCGACTGAAGCAGGAAATCCAGACTAAAGAGGTTGAGGTAGATGAGATGAAGACTGACAAATGCAAGGAGTCAGAAGCTCTACAGGATGAGATCCAAACTCTTCAGGGTCAAGTACAGTGTTTGAATGAATCACTGAAGAGTGCAACAGAGCAGGCTGAGGTTAAAGAAAACCTGCTGAAACAAAAGGAATTTGAGTTTTCTCAGGAAAAGGACTCTTTACAAAACATGATGATGACCTCAGAAGATGAGGTAAAGCGGCTGAGGGAGCAGGTCGAGGCCAAAGAAGAACAACTGATCACACTTCAAAAAGAGGGTTCGGTCCACTCTGACATGCTGCAGCAAGAGATTGAAACTCTGAAAAAACAAGTATGTGACACGAGTGAGTATCTCACAAAAGCAGAGGAAAAGGTTAAAGTCCTTCAGGCAGAGTTGTCAGTTGTCAATGCGCTCGCAGCTGATAAAGACCAGAGTATAAACACACTCAGAGAGGAGGTCACTGCTCAAGCTAACTtggtacaaaaaacaaaagctgaagctgaagccAGTGAGAAAATGGTGGGTGAAATAAAACGGGAGAGCTCCAAACAGACCTATGTTCTCCAAAATGAGATCCAGAATTTGAAGGAGGAGGTGGAAAGGCTTCTGGCCAAAGAGCAGAAATTAGTTGAAACTCAGCAAGAGTCTGCTCAGCAAATAAACCTCCTTCAGCAACAACTTGCATCTGCAACTGCAGAGTTGACACAGAATGAAGCAACACATGCTGCAAACATCAGGTTGAAAGAAACCGTGCAGGAGATGCAGGTTACCACACTCAAGGAGAAGGAGGCTCTTGTTCAAGAAAAACAGGTGCTTTTGGTCAGAATACTCCAGGCAGAAAAGGATCACGAAGCCATAGTTTTTGAGAAGGAAAGACTTCTCCAAGCCAACCTGGCCCTTGAGAGGGAGAATGTAGCCTCACGGAAGCTTGAGTCTGTACTGCAGCAAGAGCTGGAAATACTGAAAATGCAGAATGAGAAATTGTTGAAAGAgcgagagaaagcagaagaaattGAGCTAATCAAGAGAGATCTGCAGGAACAGCTTGCCACTAAATCAGAGGCTGCTGAACACTACAAGGCTCAG ATGGAGAAGGCTGCAAATCATTACAACAGCAAGAAGCAGCTTCTCCAGCAAAGCCAAGAAGAAGTGGATGCTCTCAAGCTTTCTCTTGAAGCTAAAGAGCGTGAAATGCACACTATGATAATGGAAAAGAAAGTACTTCAGCTTGATTTGGACAAGGCTCAAGCCAATGAGAAGACACTTTCACACAGGGTGGCCAGCTTGGAGGCACAG CTGGCCTGTGCTGACCAGAATTTGAGAGTACAGAACAAGATTCATGCCACTGGAGGCAGTGCAACAGGCTCGTGTTTCTTTGAGGTGCCTTACTCAAACTCGGGGGTTTGCACTAGAGCACAGGTGAAGAGAGCTATGAGCTCAGATAGCCTGGACCAGAGCAGTCTGGAAGACTCTCTGAACTCCACAAG AAAACTGTCAGCGCCCGATGAATCCAGCACACCACTTGTTCGCAGTTCAGAACGCTTGGCAGCCAAACGCCGGGGTCTAAAGGCCGAGTCACTGGAAACTTTGTACTTTACTCCTATAAACACCAGACAAGTCAAGAG AACCGGAGCAGAGGAAATTATGGATTCAACCCAAAAAAATCCCACTTCGTCAGTCAAACGCCGAAGAACCACACAGGTTATAAACATCACTATGACCAAG ACCCCGGGCTGCGGCGAAGCTGATGAGACCTTCTACAGCCTGGCTTCAGCTCGCTCCCAGCCAAACCTTGCTAATGCAAACTCCGCCCGGCCCGTGTCTATGGAGCTGTTTGACACTCCCGCCAGAAGGACCAGCTGTGCCAGCGACCAACTCATTGGGCTTCCAGGGTACAGACGGAGCACCATCCACGTACAGC CCACCAGTACCTTCTGTGTCGGAGCAGAAAACGAGCCTGACGGTGGACCTGAAGACTGGCTGAGGATTGCGGAGCTCCAGGCCAGGAACAAGGCCTGTCTGCCTCATCTAAAGAGCAGCTACCCTGTTGAGTCTGAG ACTGGAAGGAGTGGTCCATTGGTTTTCACAGACGAAGAGCTACGTACAGGTGACCCGTCTGACACAATCCGCCGAGCGTCTATGGTTCCAAGCCAGCTGCGGGATTCCCTCATCTCCCATCGACAGTCTCTCATGTTGGGACAGGTGGGTGCTGCTGCTGGTACTCGCTCCGACCGTCTGTCCTTGATGCCAGGCCAACTACCCTCAAGGACCACCAGCTCCTATCAGCTGAGGAGCCCAAAAGGCACAAAGCAGTCTTCATCCACGTTGTCCCTACACCAAACTTCACCTGAG aaaaagatgaaagcCAGCTGCTTCCCTCGTCCACTCACCCCGAAAAACAGGAGCGTGAGCAGTGGTCCTTCTAGCTCTACTCTTCGTGCTGCCCTCAGCCCA GCTGACCGGAGGCAGTCAATGATGTTTACCATTGAAAACACCCCTAAAAGCAATAACTACCTGAAGAAACATCTGAACAAGCTACGCAGCTCTGCACGAAAATCCCCAGGCAACAGCTTAAAGAAGTCGCCCGCTCAGACGAGCGCACGCAAGTACCAGGAAAAAATGCCATCGGGTAGTTCACGTGCTGGTGTGAGACAAGCTGGGAGAACTGGAAACTTTAAATCACCTCAGGTGGTAATGAAAGGATCGAGGAAATCTCCCCAAGCCGCTAGCAGATCTGCAAAGTCTCCTGGATTGACAGCCAGTGCTCGCAAG ATGATGCGAAGGATGAAAGTCTGA